Proteins encoded within one genomic window of Streptomyces taklimakanensis:
- a CDS encoding Rid family hydrolase, translating to MNDTPRKTALTPPTHTTPPARFSHGVRKGNVLQVAGQVGFLPAEPGQPPTPAGPTLREQTLQTLANVEAVLREGEASWEDVVMVRVYLTDTAHFAEFNELYDAHFADLAGPPPARTTVYVGLPAGLLVEIDALAVLD from the coding sequence GTGAACGACACGCCCCGCAAGACCGCCCTCACCCCGCCCACCCACACCACCCCGCCCGCGCGCTTCTCGCACGGGGTGCGCAAGGGGAACGTCCTCCAGGTCGCCGGCCAGGTCGGCTTCCTGCCCGCCGAACCCGGACAGCCGCCCACCCCGGCCGGGCCGACCCTGCGCGAGCAGACCCTCCAGACCCTCGCCAACGTCGAGGCCGTCCTGCGGGAGGGCGAGGCGAGCTGGGAGGACGTGGTGATGGTCCGGGTCTACCTCACCGACACCGCTCACTTCGCCGAGTTCAACGAGCTCTACGACGCCCACTTCGCGGACCTGGCCGGCCCCCCGCCGGCCCGCACCACCGTCTACGTCGGCCTGCCCGCCGGGCTGCTGGTGGAGATCGACGCCCTGGCCGTCCTGGACTGA
- a CDS encoding Nramp family divalent metal transporter, producing the protein MAGTGEKDGTGAGPVAGPAEAPERKASWRLIGPGVVVAATGVGAGDLVATLLAGSKFGYTLLWAAVIGCLVKISLAEATGRWHLATGRTLLDGWRGLGAWTTVYFAVYVVVWGFVYGATAMSSAALPLAALFPAGPSLRTWAILCGLVGLAFVWFNRYAVVEKVMMVFVGVMFVIVVYVAIRVAPGLGDSFAGLLPVLPDGSLFYTLGLIGGVGGTITMAAYGYWVNAKGWTDSGWIPMMRLDNRVAYVTTGVFVVAMLIVGAELLHSTNIALGGGDRGLLDLSGVLEDRFGPVTANLFLVGFFAASFSSLVGVWHGVGLLFADFVERTRAARAQGSGGEPPVLEVARGQRERSWPFRCYLLWLTFPPMGLLWLDRPFGLVVAYGVLGAFFMPFLAATLLWLLNSSRTPRRWRNGPLSNGVLTVAGLLFVVLCVHELYELF; encoded by the coding sequence ATGGCCGGTACGGGCGAGAAGGACGGAACGGGCGCCGGGCCGGTCGCCGGACCGGCGGAGGCGCCCGAGCGGAAGGCGAGCTGGCGGCTCATCGGTCCGGGCGTCGTCGTGGCGGCCACCGGCGTCGGCGCGGGCGACCTGGTGGCCACCCTGCTGGCCGGCAGCAAGTTCGGCTACACGCTGCTGTGGGCGGCCGTCATCGGCTGCCTGGTGAAGATCTCGCTGGCCGAGGCCACCGGGCGCTGGCACCTGGCCACCGGCCGGACCCTGCTGGACGGTTGGCGCGGCCTGGGCGCGTGGACCACCGTCTACTTCGCGGTCTACGTCGTCGTCTGGGGGTTCGTCTACGGCGCCACCGCCATGTCCTCCGCCGCGCTGCCGCTCGCGGCGCTCTTCCCCGCCGGGCCGTCCCTGCGGACCTGGGCGATCCTGTGCGGTCTGGTGGGGCTGGCGTTCGTCTGGTTCAACCGGTACGCGGTCGTCGAGAAGGTCATGATGGTCTTCGTCGGCGTGATGTTCGTGATCGTCGTCTACGTGGCGATCCGCGTCGCGCCCGGCCTCGGCGACTCCTTCGCGGGCCTGCTGCCCGTCCTGCCCGACGGCTCGCTGTTCTACACGCTCGGCCTGATCGGCGGGGTCGGCGGGACGATCACCATGGCCGCGTACGGCTACTGGGTCAACGCCAAGGGCTGGACCGACAGCGGCTGGATCCCGATGATGCGGCTGGACAACCGGGTCGCGTACGTCACCACCGGCGTCTTCGTCGTGGCGATGCTGATCGTCGGTGCCGAGCTGCTGCACTCCACGAACATCGCCCTCGGCGGCGGCGACCGGGGACTGCTCGACCTGAGCGGCGTGCTGGAGGACCGCTTCGGGCCGGTGACCGCCAACCTCTTCCTGGTCGGCTTCTTCGCCGCGTCCTTCTCCTCGCTGGTCGGCGTCTGGCACGGCGTCGGCCTGCTCTTCGCCGACTTCGTGGAGCGCACGCGCGCCGCCCGGGCGCAGGGCAGCGGCGGGGAACCGCCGGTGCTGGAGGTCGCCCGGGGGCAGCGGGAGCGGTCCTGGCCGTTCCGCTGCTACCTGCTCTGGCTGACGTTCCCGCCGATGGGGCTGCTCTGGCTGGACAGGCCCTTCGGCCTGGTCGTCGCCTACGGCGTCCTGGGAGCCTTCTTCATGCCCTTCCTCGCCGCGACGCTGCTGTGGCTGCTCAACTCCTCCCGCACCCCGCGCCGGTGGCGCAACGGGCCGCTGAGCAACGGGGTGCTGACGGTGGCCGGGCTGTTGTTCGTGGTGCTGTGCGTCCACGAGCTGTACGAACTGTTCTGA
- a CDS encoding glycoside hydrolase family 18 protein produces the protein MRSPRALTPQRTEAVVERTTRGTGRAGRAGRSDAASKGRRPGARARIVAVLGAAVIAAGSPAFGWSAGSADAAEANLVKNPGFESGLGSWTCSAGSGAIVSSPVHGGSSALKATPSNDDNARCAQTVPVRPNSEYRLDAWVQGSYVYLGATGTGTTDVSTWTPGTSGWQQLRTSFTTGPNTTSVTVHTHGWYGQSAYHVDDVSLTGPGGDPGEPDPEPEPPAAPDGLTVGRTTSTSVTLTWNATAGATGYHVHRDGERVQSVQGTSATVTGLSPATSYEFRVSAVNGAGESTRSAPVTVTTRERDGGGEPGAGVPKHAVTGYWQNFDNGATVQKLRDVQDQYDIIAVSFADSTADPGEITFNLDPALGYSSVREFKDDIAAKQAEGKKVIISVGGEKGNVIVNDSASAARFADSAHRLMQEYGFDGVDIDLEHGIDSTHLTRALRSLSAKAGPDMVLTMAPQTIDMQSTSTEYFKLALNVKDILTVVNMQYYNSGSMLGCDGRVYSQGSVDFLTALACIQLEGGLDPSQVGIGTPASTRGAGSGYVDPSVVNAALDCLAKGTNCGSFKPAKTYPGIRGAMTWSTNWDAANGNRWSNTVGPHVHGLP, from the coding sequence ATGCGCTCCCCACGCGCTCTCACCCCCCAACGCACGGAGGCAGTAGTGGAACGCACGACGCGAGGAACCGGCAGGGCCGGGAGAGCCGGGAGGAGTGACGCGGCCTCGAAGGGCCGCCGCCCCGGCGCCCGCGCCAGGATCGTCGCGGTGCTCGGCGCGGCCGTGATCGCGGCCGGTTCGCCGGCCTTCGGCTGGTCGGCCGGCAGCGCCGACGCCGCCGAGGCGAACCTGGTGAAGAACCCCGGCTTCGAGTCCGGGTTGGGGAGTTGGACCTGCTCCGCCGGCAGCGGCGCGATCGTCTCCTCCCCGGTGCACGGCGGATCGTCCGCGCTGAAGGCCACGCCGTCGAACGATGACAACGCCCGCTGCGCCCAGACCGTCCCCGTGCGGCCGAACTCCGAGTACCGGCTCGACGCCTGGGTGCAGGGCTCCTACGTCTACCTCGGCGCGACGGGCACCGGCACCACCGACGTCTCCACCTGGACCCCGGGCACCTCCGGCTGGCAGCAGTTGAGGACGTCCTTCACCACCGGACCGAACACCACCTCGGTCACCGTCCACACCCACGGCTGGTACGGCCAGAGCGCCTACCACGTCGACGACGTCTCCCTCACCGGCCCCGGCGGCGATCCGGGCGAGCCCGACCCCGAGCCGGAGCCCCCGGCCGCGCCCGACGGACTGACCGTCGGCCGGACCACCTCCACCTCGGTCACCCTGACCTGGAACGCCACCGCCGGCGCCACCGGCTACCACGTCCACCGCGACGGCGAGAGGGTCCAATCCGTCCAGGGCACCTCGGCGACCGTGACCGGCCTGTCGCCCGCCACCTCCTACGAGTTCCGCGTCAGCGCCGTCAACGGCGCCGGCGAGTCGACGAGGTCCGCCCCCGTCACCGTCACCACCCGCGAACGGGACGGCGGCGGGGAGCCCGGCGCGGGCGTGCCGAAGCACGCGGTGACGGGTTACTGGCAGAACTTCGACAACGGCGCGACGGTCCAGAAGCTGCGCGACGTCCAGGACCAGTACGACATCATCGCCGTCTCCTTCGCCGACTCCACGGCCGACCCGGGCGAGATCACCTTCAACCTCGACCCGGCGCTCGGCTACTCCTCGGTGCGGGAGTTCAAGGACGACATCGCCGCCAAGCAGGCCGAGGGCAAGAAGGTGATCATCTCGGTGGGCGGCGAGAAGGGCAACGTCATCGTCAACGACTCCGCCTCGGCCGCGCGCTTCGCCGACAGCGCCCACCGGCTGATGCAGGAGTACGGGTTCGACGGCGTCGACATCGACCTCGAACACGGCATCGACTCGACCCACCTCACCCGGGCGCTGCGCTCGCTGTCGGCGAAGGCCGGGCCCGACATGGTCCTCACCATGGCGCCGCAGACGATCGACATGCAGTCGACCTCGACCGAGTACTTCAAGCTGGCGCTGAACGTGAAGGACATCCTCACGGTCGTCAACATGCAGTACTACAACAGCGGTTCGATGCTGGGCTGCGACGGCAGGGTGTACTCGCAGGGCTCGGTCGACTTCCTCACCGCGCTGGCCTGCATCCAGCTGGAGGGTGGCCTCGACCCGTCCCAGGTGGGGATCGGCACCCCCGCCTCCACCCGGGGCGCCGGTTCCGGCTACGTCGACCCGTCCGTGGTGAACGCCGCGTTGGACTGCCTGGCCAAGGGCACGAACTGCGGTTCGTTCAAGCCGGCGAAGACCTACCCGGGCATCCGCGGCGCCATGACCTGGTCCACCAACTGGGACGCGGCGAACGGGAACCGCTGGTCGAACACGGTCGGACCGCACGTCCACGGGCTGCCGTGA
- the cpaB gene encoding Flp pilus assembly protein CpaB, whose protein sequence is MNSRQRRGVILLLLSVLCALGAFAGVLSVIDDVESKVGPEVTAYRLARDVPAYRALDTGSVEEVSIPERWLSDTAITDIDDVKGKIAAGPLKAGSLLQSDMVIDRPELQRGEQEIAIMIDAETGVAGKIRSGSRVNIYATFRDKNENEVSKVIVDHARVIDVGELTPISRDRNEDVDRDSEAVPITFALSTVDAQRVAFAESFAVNVRLALVAPGDETPISEEDRTYTLVGDK, encoded by the coding sequence ATGAACTCACGCCAGCGTCGCGGCGTCATCCTGCTGCTCCTGTCCGTGCTGTGCGCCCTGGGCGCCTTCGCGGGGGTGCTGTCGGTGATCGACGACGTGGAGTCGAAGGTCGGTCCGGAGGTCACCGCGTACCGGCTGGCCCGGGACGTGCCGGCCTACCGGGCGCTCGACACCGGCTCGGTGGAGGAGGTCTCCATACCGGAACGCTGGCTGTCGGACACCGCGATCACCGACATCGACGACGTGAAGGGCAAGATCGCCGCGGGCCCCCTCAAGGCGGGCTCCCTGCTCCAGTCCGACATGGTGATCGACCGGCCCGAACTGCAGCGGGGCGAACAGGAGATCGCCATCATGATCGACGCGGAGACCGGTGTCGCGGGCAAGATCCGGTCCGGTTCCCGCGTCAACATCTACGCCACCTTCCGCGACAAGAACGAGAACGAGGTCTCCAAGGTGATCGTCGACCACGCCCGCGTCATCGACGTCGGCGAACTCACCCCCATCTCCCGGGACCGGAACGAGGACGTCGACCGCGACTCCGAAGCGGTGCCGATCACCTTCGCGCTGAGCACCGTGGACGCCCAGCGGGTGGCCTTCGCCGAGTCCTTCGCCGTGAACGTCCGGCTGGCCCTGGTCGCCCCCGGCGACGAGACCCCCATCTCCGAGGAAGACCGCACCTACACCCTCGTCGGGGACAAGTGA
- a CDS encoding AAA family ATPase, which yields MVTRILPAVGDADAARSVTALLSRLPDTEAAPPAGDSTSLLDALAATAGESVADLPEVVLVHERIGPVPALDLIRQVALRFPAVGVVLVTADTSPGLYSAAMDAGARGVVGLPLSYDELAARVGAAAQWATGVRRHLGPGPDVLAGPGGTVVTVTGAKGGVGTTLLAVQLALAARASGRGTALVDMDLQAGDVGSYLDVQFRRSIADLAGINDISPRVLDDAVYSHSTGVALLLAPAEGERGEEVDDRATRQVLGALRSRYEVVVIDCGTQMNAANAAAVETADTALLVTTPDVVAVRAAKRMVRLWDRLQVRKAEETTTVVNRHTRSAEIHPQLIAQIVRTRIARTAVPANFRELQGAVDSGRMQDLDSRGAVKQAMWALAGELGLVGAADGADGTGRRGPAGRGRRRRGGVERHS from the coding sequence ATGGTCACACGCATCCTCCCGGCCGTCGGCGACGCGGACGCCGCCCGCTCCGTGACGGCCCTGCTGAGCCGGCTCCCCGACACCGAGGCCGCGCCGCCCGCCGGCGACTCCACCTCGCTGCTGGACGCCCTGGCGGCGACGGCCGGCGAGTCGGTGGCCGACCTCCCCGAGGTCGTCCTCGTCCACGAACGCATCGGACCGGTCCCCGCCCTGGACCTCATCCGCCAGGTCGCGCTGCGCTTCCCGGCGGTCGGGGTGGTCCTGGTGACCGCCGACACCTCCCCCGGCCTGTACTCGGCGGCCATGGACGCCGGCGCGCGCGGCGTGGTCGGGCTGCCCCTGTCGTACGACGAACTGGCGGCACGGGTGGGCGCCGCCGCGCAGTGGGCGACGGGCGTACGACGGCACCTGGGCCCCGGTCCGGACGTCCTGGCCGGCCCCGGCGGCACCGTCGTCACCGTCACCGGCGCCAAGGGCGGGGTGGGCACCACGCTGCTGGCCGTCCAACTGGCCCTCGCCGCCCGCGCCTCGGGCCGCGGCACCGCACTGGTCGACATGGACCTCCAGGCCGGCGACGTGGGCTCCTACCTCGACGTCCAGTTCCGCCGGTCGATCGCCGACCTCGCCGGCATCAACGACATCTCGCCGCGCGTGCTCGACGACGCCGTCTACTCCCACTCCACCGGGGTCGCCCTGCTCCTCGCCCCGGCCGAGGGCGAACGTGGCGAGGAGGTCGACGACCGCGCGACCCGTCAGGTCCTCGGCGCGCTGCGGTCCCGCTACGAGGTCGTGGTGATCGACTGCGGCACGCAGATGAACGCCGCCAACGCCGCCGCCGTGGAGACGGCGGACACGGCGCTGCTGGTCACCACCCCCGACGTGGTCGCCGTGCGCGCCGCCAAGCGCATGGTCCGCCTCTGGGACCGGCTCCAGGTCCGCAAGGCGGAGGAGACGACGACGGTCGTCAACCGGCACACCCGCAGCGCCGAGATCCACCCGCAGCTCATCGCGCAGATCGTCCGCACCCGGATCGCGCGCACCGCCGTTCCGGCCAACTTCAGGGAACTCCAGGGTGCCGTGGACTCCGGTCGGATGCAGGACCTGGACAGCCGCGGCGCCGTCAAACAGGCGATGTGGGCCCTGGCCGGGGAACTGGGCCTGGTCGGCGCGGCCGACGGTGCGGACGGAACGGGCCGCAGGGGCCCCGCGGGTCGGGGCCGGCGCCGCAGGGGAGGCGTCGAACGGCACTCCTAG
- a CDS encoding TadE/TadG family type IV pilus assembly protein — MRATRTPDRAGGHAPERGRHPRRGRSREREGDAGQTIVEFVGTLPLILVVLALMWQFVLIGYTFTLAGDAADRGARAAAVDGDCTGEALEDLPAAWRGSADVQGCGSGGAMVTVTVHLRVPVLFPGGANLPMTITGKAGAVKEGRE; from the coding sequence ATGCGCGCCACGCGGACACCGGACCGCGCGGGCGGCCACGCCCCGGAACGGGGACGGCACCCGCGGCGGGGCCGGAGCCGGGAGCGGGAGGGGGACGCCGGCCAGACGATCGTCGAGTTCGTCGGCACGCTGCCCCTGATCCTGGTCGTCCTGGCGCTGATGTGGCAGTTCGTGCTGATCGGCTACACCTTCACCCTCGCCGGCGACGCCGCCGACCGGGGCGCCCGCGCGGCCGCGGTGGACGGGGACTGCACCGGGGAGGCCCTGGAGGACCTGCCGGCGGCCTGGCGCGGCTCGGCCGACGTCCAAGGCTGCGGCTCCGGGGGCGCCATGGTCACGGTCACCGTCCACCTGAGGGTGCCGGTGCTCTTCCCCGGCGGAGCGAACCTGCCGATGACGATCACCGGGAAGGCGGGCGCGGTGAAGGAGGGACGGGAGTGA
- a CDS encoding TadE/TadG family type IV pilus assembly protein, whose translation MNRPRGHRPGRLRRRSRPDRGQAALEFVGFLPLLLLVGLAAIQLGLVAYAAQQAGTGARAAARAESIEDGDVGGERAGRAAVSDWLDTEIGISASDDEVTATVTVDIPSIVPGIDGFGTVRRSSTMPRG comes from the coding sequence GTGAACAGGCCCCGAGGCCACCGACCCGGGCGGCTCCGCCGGCGGAGCCGCCCCGACCGCGGTCAGGCCGCCCTGGAGTTCGTCGGCTTCCTCCCGCTGCTCCTGCTGGTCGGGCTCGCCGCGATCCAGCTCGGCCTGGTCGCCTACGCCGCCCAACAGGCCGGCACGGGAGCCCGCGCCGCCGCCCGCGCCGAGTCGATCGAGGACGGGGACGTCGGCGGCGAACGGGCCGGCCGCGCCGCCGTCAGCGACTGGCTCGACACCGAGATCGGGATCAGCGCCTCGGACGACGAGGTGACCGCCACCGTCACGGTGGACATCCCCTCGATCGTTCCCGGCATCGACGGCTTCGGCACGGTGAGGAGGAGCTCCACCATGCCCCGCGGCTGA
- a CDS encoding CpaF family protein — translation MSLRARLTAPETAGEQQDEGRLVSVYRAKLLEEIDLAEMSALAAAERRVRLERVLGHIISREGPVLSTQERSLLIRRVVDEALGLGILEPLLEDASITEIMVNGPDQVFVERAGRVERLPLRFASTEQLMQTIERIVSTVNRRVDESNPMVDARLPSGERVNVIIPPLSLTGPALTIRRFPRAYTLHEMIGLGTLDEHMLLLLSGLVRARFNVVVSGATGSGKTTLLNALSGLIPDGERIITIEDAAELQLQQSHVISLESRPANVEGQGRITIRDLVRNSLRMRPDRIIVGEVRGGETLDMLQAMSTGHDGSLATVHANSAEDALMRLQTLASMSEVKIPFEALRDQINSSLDVIVQLARHPDGSRRVGEIAVLDSRGREEYRIVTVCRFESLPVGADGVVRGAFRHLPLPRRTAERLHLKGEAVPPAFGVARDDSQLTTRAAT, via the coding sequence ATGAGCCTGAGGGCGCGCCTCACCGCACCCGAGACGGCCGGTGAACAGCAGGACGAGGGCCGGCTCGTCTCGGTCTACCGCGCCAAACTGCTGGAGGAGATCGACCTCGCGGAGATGTCGGCCCTCGCGGCGGCCGAGCGCCGCGTCCGCCTGGAACGGGTGCTGGGCCACATCATCAGCCGCGAGGGCCCGGTGCTCTCCACCCAGGAGCGCTCCCTCCTGATCCGCCGCGTCGTGGACGAGGCCCTGGGCCTGGGGATCCTGGAACCGCTGCTGGAGGACGCCTCCATCACCGAGATCATGGTCAACGGCCCCGACCAGGTCTTCGTCGAGCGGGCCGGCCGCGTCGAACGCCTCCCGCTGCGCTTCGCCTCCACCGAGCAGTTGATGCAGACCATCGAGCGCATCGTCTCCACCGTCAACCGCCGCGTCGACGAGTCCAACCCCATGGTCGACGCCCGCCTCCCCTCCGGGGAGCGCGTCAACGTCATCATCCCGCCGCTGTCCCTGACCGGGCCCGCGCTCACCATCCGGCGCTTCCCCCGCGCCTACACCCTCCACGAGATGATCGGCCTGGGGACGCTGGACGAACACATGCTCCTGCTGCTGTCGGGGCTGGTCCGCGCCCGCTTCAACGTCGTCGTCTCCGGCGCCACGGGCTCCGGCAAGACCACCCTGCTCAACGCGCTGTCCGGGCTGATCCCCGACGGCGAGCGCATCATCACCATCGAGGACGCCGCCGAACTCCAGCTCCAACAGAGCCACGTCATCAGCCTGGAGAGCCGTCCCGCCAACGTCGAGGGCCAGGGCCGGATCACCATCCGCGACCTGGTGCGCAACTCCCTGCGCATGCGCCCCGACCGCATCATCGTCGGCGAGGTCCGCGGCGGCGAGACCCTCGACATGCTGCAGGCGATGTCCACCGGCCACGACGGATCGCTCGCCACCGTCCACGCCAACAGCGCCGAGGACGCCCTGATGCGCCTCCAGACCCTCGCCTCCATGTCGGAGGTGAAGATCCCCTTCGAGGCGCTGCGGGACCAGATCAACAGCTCCCTGGACGTCATCGTCCAGCTCGCCCGCCACCCCGACGGATCGCGCCGGGTCGGCGAGATCGCCGTCCTGGACTCCAGGGGCCGCGAGGAGTACCGCATCGTGACCGTCTGCCGCTTCGAGTCCCTGCCCGTGGGCGCGGACGGCGTCGTGCGCGGCGCCTTCCGCCACCTGCCCCTGCCGCGCCGTACGGCCGAACGCCTCCACCTGAAGGGGGAGGCCGTACCACCCGCCTTCGGCGTCGCGCGGGACGACAGCCAACTCACCACCCGAGCAGCCACCTAG
- a CDS encoding type II secretion system F family protein: protein MDNLALPTIGATLLAGVLAVAGTHAYSSGRAQHRELVDRLSHSGQPGPAGRRRRFAGIDRRVRRTGAGRRIELKLAATGLDLTPGEFLVHMAVAVAGLWLLASSVLAPFFGPVAGLVGLWSANAFLTWQRNRRIEAFIAQLPELSRVLANATRAGLALRTALSMAAEEMDAPAGDEIGRVAAQLAVGHSIEDALNELAERLPSRELVVLVTTLVLANRAGGAVVSSLQNLTRTLEERKETRREVRTQLSQVNVTAYTVPAIGLGSMLLIDTIEPGALDRVTGSFAGQVAVVVSMALYVLGFVAIRRISRIDV from the coding sequence ATGGACAATCTCGCGCTGCCGACGATCGGCGCCACCCTGCTCGCCGGTGTGCTCGCCGTCGCGGGCACCCACGCCTACTCCTCCGGAAGGGCGCAGCACCGGGAACTGGTCGACCGGCTCTCGCACAGTGGACAACCCGGGCCGGCCGGACGCCGCCGCCGGTTCGCCGGGATCGACCGGAGGGTGCGCAGGACCGGGGCCGGCCGCAGGATCGAGCTGAAGCTCGCCGCCACCGGACTCGACCTGACCCCGGGCGAGTTCCTCGTCCACATGGCGGTGGCGGTGGCCGGACTGTGGCTGCTGGCGTCCTCCGTCCTGGCCCCGTTCTTCGGCCCGGTCGCCGGGCTCGTCGGCCTCTGGAGCGCCAACGCCTTCCTCACCTGGCAGCGCAACCGGCGGATCGAGGCGTTCATCGCCCAACTGCCCGAACTCTCCCGCGTCCTGGCCAACGCCACCCGCGCCGGACTCGCCCTGCGGACCGCGCTGAGCATGGCGGCCGAGGAGATGGACGCCCCCGCCGGCGACGAGATCGGCAGGGTCGCCGCCCAACTCGCCGTCGGCCACTCCATCGAGGACGCCCTCAACGAACTCGCCGAACGCCTGCCCTCACGCGAACTGGTCGTCCTGGTCACCACCCTGGTGCTCGCCAACCGGGCCGGCGGCGCGGTCGTCAGCTCCCTGCAGAACCTCACCCGCACCCTGGAGGAGCGCAAGGAGACCCGGCGCGAGGTGCGCACCCAGCTCTCCCAGGTGAACGTCACCGCCTACACCGTCCCGGCCATCGGGCTGGGCTCCATGCTGCTGATCGACACCATCGAACCCGGCGCCCTGGACCGGGTCACCGGCAGCTTCGCCGGCCAGGTCGCCGTGGTCGTCTCGATGGCCCTGTACGTCCTGGGATTCGTCGCCATCCGCCGCATCTCCAGGATCGACGTCTGA
- a CDS encoding DUF5936 domain-containing protein has translation MGLLLALALGLSVYGIFAGVRMYRSETRLPGDLAIALEVGSTRTGAVGSAVDRLGMRWAPTVLRLMGPERVDRKRRRISMAGNPGGLTIDRYAARRAVYGLLGFFGALVMLADGQPLAAVLLVAFGLFWAEVGLWVAVRRRKEDIERTLPDFLDVLAVVVSAGLGFRQALERVAERYEGPWADELRITLRQMDMGVSRRQAFDELRRRNDSEQVAMFVTTLQQGEELGAPIVETLISIANDMRRADAQNARRRAAKAIPKATMVVTTFMVPATIILMGAGLLLGSGTDFGSFTGE, from the coding sequence ATGGGACTGCTGCTCGCGCTCGCCCTCGGGCTCAGCGTGTACGGGATCTTCGCCGGTGTCCGCATGTACCGCAGCGAGACCAGGCTCCCCGGCGACCTCGCCATCGCCCTGGAGGTCGGCTCCACCCGCACCGGAGCCGTCGGATCGGCCGTGGACCGGCTCGGCATGCGCTGGGCCCCGACGGTGCTGCGGCTGATGGGGCCGGAGCGCGTGGACCGCAAGCGCCGCCGGATCAGCATGGCCGGCAACCCCGGCGGTCTCACCATCGACCGGTACGCCGCCCGCCGCGCCGTCTACGGCCTCCTGGGGTTCTTCGGCGCGCTGGTGATGCTGGCCGACGGGCAGCCGCTCGCCGCCGTGCTGCTGGTCGCCTTCGGACTCTTCTGGGCGGAGGTGGGACTGTGGGTCGCCGTCCGCCGGCGCAAGGAGGACATCGAGCGGACCCTGCCGGACTTCCTGGACGTCCTCGCGGTCGTCGTCAGCGCCGGACTCGGCTTCCGACAGGCCCTGGAGCGGGTGGCCGAACGGTACGAGGGTCCGTGGGCCGACGAACTGCGCATCACCCTGCGCCAGATGGACATGGGCGTCAGCCGTCGTCAGGCCTTCGACGAGCTGCGCCGGCGCAACGACTCCGAGCAGGTGGCGATGTTCGTCACCACCCTCCAGCAGGGGGAGGAGCTGGGCGCGCCGATCGTCGAGACCCTGATCTCCATCGCGAACGACATGCGGCGCGCCGACGCGCAGAACGCCCGGCGCAGGGCGGCCAAGGCGATCCCCAAGGCCACCATGGTCGTCACCACCTTCATGGTGCCCGCCACGATCATCCTGATGGGCGCGGGGCTGCTGCTCGGCTCGGGGACCGACTTCGGCTCCTTCACCGGGGAGTAG
- a CDS encoding pilus assembly protein TadG-related protein: MTREDRDAGQAFPLYVTAVAGLLFLAFALFAVGMASASRNDAQGAADAAALAAAQDARDGLRDDLLALFDPDAWEDLLEGDLPSDIGSPCDEAAEFARKNDARLTGGGCDPVHFPAGFRVEVENTRPVGESLIPGTENRYARATATAVIEPLCGVRETEGETDEPGTGGEEGREDDEEAEEEKEHELVCDGIDDPIEIDPDRLGDVLPDPEDLFSVRLTDR; encoded by the coding sequence GTGACACGTGAGGACCGCGATGCCGGGCAGGCCTTCCCCCTCTACGTGACGGCGGTGGCGGGCCTGCTCTTCCTCGCGTTCGCGCTCTTCGCGGTGGGGATGGCCTCGGCGAGCCGCAACGACGCCCAGGGGGCGGCGGACGCCGCCGCGCTGGCCGCGGCCCAGGATGCCAGGGACGGTCTGCGGGACGACCTCCTGGCGCTCTTCGACCCGGACGCCTGGGAGGATCTGCTGGAGGGCGACCTGCCGAGCGACATCGGAAGCCCCTGCGACGAAGCGGCGGAGTTCGCGCGGAAGAACGACGCCAGACTGACGGGGGGCGGCTGCGATCCGGTGCACTTCCCGGCGGGTTTCAGGGTCGAGGTCGAGAACACCAGGCCGGTGGGGGAGTCCCTGATCCCCGGTACGGAGAACCGGTACGCCAGGGCCACCGCGACGGCCGTCATCGAACCCCTCTGCGGTGTCAGGGAGACGGAGGGAGAGACCGACGAGCCCGGAACGGGTGGGGAAGAGGGTCGGGAGGACGACGAGGAGGCGGAGGAGGAGAAGGAGCACGAGCTGGTCTGCGACGGGATCGACGATCCCATCGAGATCGACCCCGATCGCCTCGGGGACGTCCTTCCCGATCCGGAAGACCTGTTCTCCGTCCGTCTGACGGACCGGTGA